Proteins from a single region of Hydra vulgaris chromosome 12, alternate assembly HydraT2T_AEP:
- the LOC136088319 gene encoding uncharacterized protein LOC136088319 → MFDIANPKLSLHHRTTYSKKLSIRSREVQAGMKSIITEITPNLKSAAFTSDLWTSRAQDSYISRTCHAIVQQFPGRHTGILIEEKLDSFLEELNLPADLPIYCVNNQARNMKLAVKLSKRLDQYLCNNHILQCAVRDSFGMTAGMDDALQTCKDLASLTHQSTVAAELLESESDAQGINFRQLCQSVDTRWNSELDCMASVLHLKSAIISLCANEDIFSSKTISASQWKSIEGAVETSAPLKEATETWSVESIPTVNTVADSLYLIHDKIDQFIKTDGKNGYGTSLEALQKFQTTKEWLASQVKDNVECQPVASVLSADLSPNSKLKRKLNVRLETQEPTSELNPILSEMCQYEYLPDAKKDFPILDWWNLHSSTLPELSSLARQILAIPASSTKSERVFSSGGNVVRSSRHNYTQKKQNKSS, encoded by the exons ATGTTTGACATTGCAAACCCTAAACTGAGCCTTCATCACAGAACGACATATTCAAAAAAGCTTTCAATTCGGTCAAGAGAAGTTCAAGCTGGAATGAAGAGCATAATAACGGAGATTACGCCAAATCTAAAAAGTGCTGCATTTACTTCTGACCTTTGGACTTCTAGAGCTCAGGACAGCTACATCTCTCGGACTTGTCATGCTATTGTCCAACAGTTCCCAGGCAGACACACAGGTATCTTAATTGAAGAAAAGCTGGATTCTTTCTTAGAAGAACTAAATTTGCCTGCTGATTTGCCAATATACTGCGTGAACAACCAGGCAAGAAACATGAAACTTGCAGTCAAATTGTCGAAGCGCCTTGACCAATACTTGTGCAACAATCATATTTTGCAATGTGCAGTTCGAGACTCATTTGGAATGACTGCTGGAATGGATGATGCGTTGCAAACATGCAAAGATTTGGCTTCTTTAACTCACCAGTCAACAGTTGCAGCTGAGTTGCTTGAATCAGAATCAGACGCTCAAGGAATCAATTTTAGACAGTTATGCCAATCTGTTGACACAAGATGGAATAGTGAACTGGATTGCATGGCTTCTGTCCTACATCTAAAGAGTGCAATTATCAGCTTATGTGCAAATGaagatattttttcttcaaagaCCATCAGTGCATCACAGTGGAAATCAATCGAGGGAGCAGTAGAAACTTCGGCACCACTTAAAGAAGCTACAGAAACGTGGTCGGTTGAGTCTATTCCAACAGTTAACACTGTCGCCGATTCTCTTTATTTAATCCATGACAAAATTGATCAATTTATTAAGACGGATGGAAAAAATGGCTACG GGACTTCACTTGAAGCtcttcaaaaatttcaaacaacaaaAGAATGGTTAGCCTCACAGGTTAAGGATAATGTTGAGTGCCAACCTGTTGCCAGTGTCCTTTCAGCAGATTTGTCCCCTAATTCAAAACTGAAGCGCAAGTTAAACGTCAGACTTGAAACACAAGAGCCAACATCTGAACTGAATCCTATTTTGAGCGAAATGTGCCAGTATGAATATCTCCCTGATGCCAAAAAAGACTTTCCGATTCTTGATTGGTGGAATTTGCATTCAAGTACATTGCCAGAACTCTCTTCATTAGCTAGACAAATTTTAGCTATTCCAGCAAGTTCAACTAAATCAGAAAGAGTTTTTAGCTCAGGTGGAAATGTCGTCCGATCATCCAGACACAACTACACCCAGAAAAAGCAGAACAAATCATCTTAA